The following coding sequences lie in one Nitrososphaerota archaeon genomic window:
- a CDS encoding 2-isopropylmalate synthase: MSALSLRNTNFPSKIFFLDTTLRDGEQTPGVSLTPENKLKIASKLEEIGIDFIEAGFAAASRGEFKALKLISEQGFKAEIYSFSRCVKSDIDSAADSSVDGITLTMPTSDLHLNYKLNKNRHFVIENIENCIDYAKGRGLIIEFLAEDGSRSDLNFLEIVFMKAAECKADRVCLCDTVGILTPEKTIEIIERLTKSLRVPLAIHCHNDFGMAVANSIIALKHGAQEVHVTINGLGERAGNAALEEIVANLEILYGYKTNIKTNLIYETSKLVSQLTGIYVQPNKAIVGENAFAHESGIHTHGVIKNPLTYEPIPPEFVGASRRIIVGKHAGSHGLKESLKNIGFDVSDEQLSEILKRVKDLGDKGKKVTDADLQVITETVLGMPKIRPIKLKEVIVVTGNNITSTAFVKLKFYGKTISGAATGVGPVDAAINAIKKLILDAELIKLEEYHVSSITGGTDAIVEVIVKLRRNGKVVTSRGARENIVIASVEAILSGMNLLLANYKNLRGYEN, translated from the coding sequence GTGAGTGCTTTATCGTTAAGAAACACTAATTTTCCATCTAAAATTTTCTTTTTAGATACAACTTTAAGAGATGGAGAACAAACTCCAGGTGTATCTTTAACACCTGAAAATAAGCTTAAAATTGCTTCAAAACTTGAGGAAATTGGAATTGATTTTATAGAAGCAGGTTTTGCAGCAGCTTCTAGAGGTGAATTTAAAGCTTTAAAATTAATTTCCGAACAAGGTTTTAAAGCTGAAATTTATAGCTTTAGCAGATGTGTTAAATCTGATATAGATTCTGCTGCAGATTCTAGTGTGGATGGAATAACGTTAACTATGCCTACTTCTGATCTGCATCTTAATTATAAGCTTAATAAAAATAGGCATTTTGTTATAGAAAATATTGAAAATTGCATAGATTATGCTAAAGGAAGAGGTTTAATCATCGAATTTTTAGCAGAAGATGGAAGTAGAAGCGATTTGAATTTCCTAGAAATTGTTTTTATGAAAGCTGCAGAATGTAAAGCTGATAGAGTCTGTTTGTGTGATACTGTAGGTATATTAACACCTGAAAAAACTATTGAAATAATTGAGAGATTAACTAAAAGTTTACGAGTACCATTAGCAATTCATTGTCATAATGATTTTGGAATGGCTGTTGCAAATTCTATAATTGCTCTTAAGCATGGTGCTCAAGAAGTTCATGTAACTATAAATGGCTTAGGTGAAAGAGCTGGAAATGCAGCATTAGAAGAAATTGTAGCAAATTTAGAAATTTTATATGGATATAAAACAAATATAAAAACAAATTTAATATATGAAACTTCTAAGCTTGTTTCTCAATTAACTGGAATATATGTTCAACCAAATAAAGCAATTGTAGGAGAAAATGCATTTGCACATGAATCTGGAATACATACTCATGGAGTAATAAAGAATCCATTAACTTATGAACCTATTCCTCCTGAATTTGTTGGTGCTTCAAGAAGGATAATTGTAGGTAAACATGCAGGTTCTCATGGTTTAAAAGAGAGCCTAAAAAATATAGGTTTTGATGTGTCGGATGAGCAGCTTTCTGAAATTCTTAAAAGAGTTAAGGATTTAGGAGATAAAGGTAAAAAAGTTACTGATGCTGACCTTCAAGTTATAACTGAAACTGTTTTAGGAATGCCTAAAATAAGGCCGATAAAATTAAAAGAAGTTATAGTTGTAACTGGTAATAATATTACATCAACAGCTTTCGTTAAATTAAAATTTTATGGAAAAACTATAAGTGGTGCTGCTACTGGCGTAGGTCCAGTAGATGCTGCTATAAATGCTATTAAAAAATTAATATTAGATGCAGAACTTATAAAACTTGAAGAATATCATGTTAGTTCTATAACAGGTGGTACTGATGCTATTGTTGAAGTTATTGTAAAGCTTAGGAGAAATGGTAAAGTTGTTACATCTAGAGGTGCTAGAGAGAACATAGTTATTGCAAGCGTTGAAGCAATATTGAGTGGTATGAATCTTCTATTAGCAAATTATAAAAATTTAAGAGGTTATGAAAATTGA
- the prf1 gene encoding peptide chain release factor aRF-1, translating to MSLGKDSVSLYKFKMFLNEIKEKEGRGTQLVSLYIPPERQIFDVINYLRQEYATAANIKSKTTRKNVQDAIEKTIQKLKLFDKVPENGLIIFSGAIPQNGPGTEKIEVYTIIPPEKITTFIYRCDSKFNIEPLKEMLKEKDVFGIITIDNEEAAIAIIKGRKILIMKSFTSGVPGKHRAGGQSARRFERLREASLNEYYKRIGAHANEILLSEPDLKGVIIAGPGPTKEDFLKGNYLHYTLKDKVKLVDTSYSGASGVREALSKAEDFLKELRYIEEKKLIEKFLKEVSLEKSSVIYGENEVINAIKNGLVDTLLISEGLEKILIKIECTNCGYNREEKVEPKDFVLRSQEILAEKCPNCLNQTLKISSTQKYLDFLIEIAENFHVNIELISSETEEGEILKNAFGGVAAFLKTAFY from the coding sequence ATGAGTTTAGGAAAAGATTCTGTTTCACTTTATAAATTTAAAATGTTTTTAAATGAAATTAAAGAAAAAGAAGGTAGAGGAACACAACTTGTTTCTCTTTATATTCCTCCTGAAAGGCAAATATTTGATGTAATAAATTATCTTCGTCAAGAATATGCTACAGCAGCTAATATTAAATCTAAAACCACTAGAAAAAATGTTCAAGATGCTATTGAAAAAACAATTCAAAAACTTAAACTTTTTGATAAAGTTCCTGAGAATGGTTTAATAATTTTTAGTGGAGCAATTCCACAAAATGGTCCTGGAACAGAAAAAATAGAAGTTTATACTATTATTCCCCCTGAAAAAATAACTACTTTCATTTATAGATGTGATAGTAAATTTAATATTGAGCCACTTAAAGAAATGTTGAAAGAAAAAGATGTTTTTGGAATAATAACCATTGATAATGAAGAAGCAGCTATTGCTATAATTAAAGGTAGGAAAATACTTATTATGAAATCTTTCACTTCAGGGGTACCTGGAAAACATAGAGCTGGTGGACAATCTGCTAGAAGATTCGAAAGACTTAGAGAAGCTAGTTTAAATGAATATTATAAAAGAATTGGAGCACATGCAAATGAAATACTTTTAAGTGAACCTGATTTAAAAGGAGTAATAATCGCAGGTCCTGGGCCTACAAAAGAAGATTTCTTAAAAGGGAATTATTTACATTATACTTTAAAAGATAAAGTTAAACTTGTAGATACTTCCTATTCTGGTGCAAGTGGTGTAAGAGAAGCACTTAGTAAAGCAGAAGATTTCTTAAAAGAATTAAGATATATTGAAGAAAAAAAATTGATAGAAAAATTCTTAAAAGAAGTTTCTTTAGAGAAAAGCTCTGTAATATATGGAGAAAATGAAGTTATTAATGCTATTAAAAATGGCTTAGTAGATACTTTATTAATTAGTGAAGGACTTGAAAAAATTTTAATTAAAATTGAATGTACAAATTGTGGCTATAATAGGGAAGAAAAAGTAGAACCAAAAGATTTTGTTTTAAGAAGCCAAGAAATATTAGCTGAAAAATGTCCTAATTGTCTTAATCAAACATTAAAAATTTCTTCTACACAAAAATATTTAGATTTTCTAATAGAAATTGCTGAAAATTTCCATGTAAATATTGAATTAATATCCTCTGAAACAGAAGAAGGTGAAATATTAAAAAATGCTTTTGGAGGAGTAGCTGCATTTTTAAAAACAGCATTTTATTAA
- the pyrH gene encoding UMP kinase, with the protein MTIVIKLGGHLFFNENIKISLIKAYNKVFHELAKKEKIVIVVGGGGISRKYILAAREMGLNEALCDEIGIYVSRINAYFLAQIIGEIAYPAIAKNLQQVKQYLVQKNIVITGGFQPGQSTTAVAAIIAEALKAEKLIIATNVDGVYTKDPKKYSDAKLIKKITPEELSNIIEKESQIAGEYKLFDKLSLIIIKRSKIDCIVLNGEKIENIRKALKGEEIGTLITSTR; encoded by the coding sequence TTGACTATTGTTATTAAACTTGGTGGACATCTCTTTTTCAATGAAAATATTAAAATTTCTCTTATAAAAGCATATAATAAAGTTTTTCATGAATTAGCTAAAAAAGAGAAAATTGTTATAGTTGTTGGAGGGGGAGGAATTTCTAGAAAGTATATTTTAGCTGCACGTGAAATGGGTTTAAATGAAGCGCTTTGCGATGAAATCGGAATATATGTTTCAAGAATAAATGCATATTTTTTAGCTCAAATAATTGGGGAAATAGCATATCCAGCTATAGCAAAAAATTTACAACAAGTAAAACAATATCTTGTACAAAAAAATATAGTTATTACTGGTGGATTTCAACCTGGACAATCAACAACAGCTGTTGCAGCAATTATTGCTGAAGCTTTAAAAGCGGAAAAATTAATTATTGCTACAAATGTAGATGGAGTATATACAAAGGATCCAAAGAAATATTCTGATGCAAAATTAATAAAAAAGATAACGCCTGAAGAATTAAGTAATATAATCGAAAAAGAGTCTCAAATAGCTGGAGAGTATAAACTATTTGATAAATTATCACTTATAATTATTAAAAGATCAAAAATAGATTGCATAGTATTAAATGGAGAAAAAATAGAGAATATCAGAAAAGCTTTAAAAGGAGAAGAAATAGGAACTTTGATAACAAGTACTAGATAA
- a CDS encoding phospholipase D family protein yields MRRLLSTFIIVLIIALLLIGLIYFIEKPSKITIITSYIPTTYTSAYTEKLFITTTFTLTTTYQIPSTIITETTTISTTYKPYITAYFSPKGGCEKAILEWINRANKSIHIMIYSFTLDSISDALILAHSRGIEILVIFEKEQISKYSEDIKLKNAGIIVRYDNNPSLMHNKVMIIDSKVVLTGSFNWSSQAEDKNNENLLIIMDNEIAELYEKEFQKIWNEST; encoded by the coding sequence ATGAGAAGGCTATTATCTACATTTATAATTGTTCTAATTATCGCTTTATTGCTAATTGGATTAATATATTTTATAGAAAAACCATCTAAAATAACTATAATAACTTCTTATATTCCTACAACATATACTAGTGCATATACAGAAAAACTTTTTATTACAACAACATTTACATTAACAACTACTTATCAAATACCATCTACAATAATTACAGAAACCACCACTATTTCAACAACCTATAAGCCATATATAACTGCCTATTTTTCTCCAAAAGGCGGATGTGAAAAAGCTATCCTAGAATGGATAAATAGAGCAAATAAATCTATACATATAATGATATATAGTTTCACATTAGATAGCATTAGTGACGCATTAATTTTAGCACATTCGAGAGGCATAGAAATTTTAGTGATATTTGAAAAAGAACAAATATCAAAGTATTCTGAGGATATTAAATTAAAAAATGCTGGAATAATTGTAAGATATGATAATAATCCTTCATTAATGCATAATAAAGTTATGATTATAGATAGTAAAGTAGTATTAACAGGTAGCTTTAATTGGAGTTCTCAAGCTGAAGATAAAAATAATGAAAATCTATTAATTATAATGGATAATGAAATTGCTGAACTTTATGAAAAGGAATTTCAAAAAATATGGAATGAAAGCACTTAA
- a CDS encoding deoxyhypusine synthase family protein yields the protein MIRKEKNYFKKENKKKGPIINEKIVNSIYFNEKTRIVDLVKQFEKTSFQSRNLYKAFQVLKLMETDKDRPIIFLSLAGAMIPGGMKGVIIDLIKNNMVDVIVSTGANITHDIIEGLGYSHYIGSPNCNDKELRQAKICRIYDTYVLEEGFIAEEKFILETLSHMEKREYSSREFLYHLGKSLKSSSSFVSVASEHGVPIFCPALNDCDIGIALTHHYAKSNHNERIIINPIRDNYEIYQIYSKAKKTGVIMVGGGVPRNYVQQVSVIAEMLEGKKASMNPSLGHQYGVLITTDDPKWGGLSGCTFSESISWGKYSTTANTATVYGDATIIFPILIGALMQEIGKDLINKPRVKFLWEKDILKEIIYENPILIYAKT from the coding sequence ATGATTAGAAAAGAAAAAAATTATTTTAAAAAGGAGAATAAGAAAAAAGGACCAATAATAAATGAAAAAATAGTAAATTCAATTTATTTTAATGAGAAAACAAGGATAGTAGATTTAGTTAAGCAATTTGAAAAAACATCTTTTCAAAGCAGAAATTTATACAAAGCTTTTCAAGTTTTAAAACTTATGGAGACAGATAAAGATAGACCAATAATATTTTTATCTTTAGCAGGAGCAATGATTCCTGGTGGTATGAAAGGGGTAATAATAGATTTAATAAAGAATAATATGGTAGATGTCATTGTATCAACAGGAGCAAATATTACACATGATATAATAGAAGGACTTGGATACTCCCATTATATTGGTTCGCCAAATTGCAATGATAAAGAATTAAGACAGGCAAAAATTTGTAGAATATATGATACATATGTTTTAGAAGAGGGATTTATTGCTGAAGAGAAATTTATTTTAGAAACTTTATCTCATATGGAGAAAAGAGAATATTCATCAAGAGAATTTCTATATCATTTAGGAAAATCTCTAAAAAGTTCATCTTCATTTGTTTCTGTTGCTTCAGAGCATGGAGTACCAATTTTTTGTCCAGCTTTAAATGATTGTGATATAGGGATAGCATTAACTCATCATTATGCAAAATCTAATCATAATGAAAGAATAATAATAAATCCTATTAGAGATAATTACGAAATTTATCAAATTTATTCAAAAGCGAAAAAGACTGGAGTTATAATGGTAGGTGGGGGAGTACCAAGAAACTATGTTCAACAAGTTAGTGTAATAGCAGAAATGCTTGAGGGAAAAAAAGCTAGCATGAATCCTTCATTAGGGCATCAGTATGGAGTATTGATAACAACAGACGACCCTAAGTGGGGAGGTTTATCTGGTTGTACATTTTCTGAATCTATTTCATGGGGAAAATATTCTACCACAGCAAATACTGCAACAGTATATGGAGATGCTACAATTATTTTCCCTATTTTAATAGGAGCTTTAATGCAAGAAATAGGAAAAGATCTTATTAATAAACCTAGAGTTAAATTCTTATGGGAAAAAGATATATTAAAAGAAATTATTTATGAAAATCCTATTCTTATTTATGCTAAAACTTAA
- the ppsA gene encoding phosphoenolpyruvate synthase, whose amino-acid sequence MNKKEKLILWFEEVRKEDVPLVGGKNANLGEMINAGIPVPPGFAITAYTYKKFITETRIAEKIYEIIKEKVVDPNNPEQYEQASKEIRKLIEATPMPKEIENEIRKAYKQLSKKVGAVEVSVAVRSSATAEDLPDASFAGQQDTFLNVSGESEVLEKVQKCWSSLFTPRAIFYRTQKGFPHEKVLISVAIQKMVNSRSAGVMFTINPVTGDRNQIVIEGNWGLGESVVSGSVSPDDFIIDKNNFNIIEKRISTKTVEYIRDPKTGKTIHATVPPERQNIPCLSDEEIVYLAKLAKRIEEHYGRPQDIEWAIDKDGKFPDNVFIVQSRPETVWSLKEEKPKAEVVKTTAPTITEKVIIVKGLPASPGLYAGKAKVVLTTEDAAKLIQKGDILVTKMTNPDWVPYMRVAGAIVTDEGGMTCHAAIVSRELGIPCIVGTGNATKALITNKEYTVDAKNGVVYEGILEEVVAKPTVPSVASIEAPSIFAEPVPISATKVYMNLGVPEKIEDYKNLPFDGIGLMRVEFIMASYIGEHPNYLLESGQAEKFVNKMAEGIAQVARAIQPRPVVVRFSDFKTNEYRQLKGGEKYEPAEDNPMLGWRGVSRYISPQYEKAFRLECKAIKKVRDEWGLKNVWVMLPFVRCTWEVEECLRILKEEGLERSRDFKIWLMAEVPSIIFMADEFSNLCDGFSIGSNDLTQLILGTDRDSAILPAIDSRYFDERDPAVKRAIAHLIETAHKKGVTVSICGQAPSVYPEFTEFLIRCGIDSVSVNPDVVIQTRKLVASIEQKILLERLAELRDKAGIKSKEKFEFSF is encoded by the coding sequence ATGAATAAGAAAGAAAAATTAATCTTATGGTTTGAAGAAGTAAGAAAAGAAGATGTACCATTAGTAGGAGGAAAAAACGCAAATTTAGGAGAAATGATTAATGCAGGGATACCAGTGCCGCCAGGTTTTGCAATAACTGCTTATACATATAAAAAATTTATAACAGAGACAAGAATTGCAGAAAAAATATATGAAATAATAAAGGAGAAAGTAGTAGATCCAAATAATCCAGAACAATATGAACAAGCATCAAAAGAAATAAGAAAATTAATAGAAGCAACTCCAATGCCAAAAGAAATAGAAAATGAAATTAGAAAAGCTTATAAACAATTATCAAAAAAAGTAGGAGCTGTAGAAGTATCGGTAGCAGTAAGAAGTAGTGCTACAGCAGAAGATTTACCAGATGCAAGTTTTGCAGGTCAGCAAGATACATTCTTAAATGTAAGTGGAGAATCTGAAGTATTAGAGAAGGTTCAAAAATGTTGGAGCAGTTTATTCACTCCAAGAGCTATTTTTTATAGAACTCAAAAAGGTTTCCCTCATGAAAAGGTTCTTATTAGTGTTGCAATTCAAAAAATGGTCAATTCGCGTTCTGCTGGTGTAATGTTTACGATTAATCCTGTTACTGGTGATCGTAATCAAATTGTTATCGAAGGCAATTGGGGGTTAGGGGAAAGCGTTGTTTCAGGCTCTGTTAGTCCAGATGATTTTATTATTGATAAAAACAATTTTAATATAATAGAAAAGCGTATTTCAACAAAAACTGTTGAATATATTAGGGATCCAAAAACTGGTAAAACTATCCATGCTACTGTTCCTCCTGAAAGACAGAATATTCCTTGTTTAAGTGATGAAGAGATCGTTTATCTTGCTAAACTTGCAAAGCGAATAGAAGAACATTATGGAAGGCCACAAGATATTGAATGGGCTATAGATAAAGATGGAAAATTCCCTGATAATGTTTTCATAGTGCAATCTCGACCTGAAACTGTTTGGAGCTTAAAAGAAGAAAAGCCTAAAGCTGAAGTTGTTAAAACTACTGCGCCTACTATTACTGAAAAGGTAATTATTGTAAAAGGATTGCCTGCCAGTCCTGGGCTATATGCTGGTAAAGCTAAAGTGGTTCTGACAACTGAAGATGCTGCTAAGCTTATCCAAAAAGGTGATATTCTTGTTACTAAGATGACTAATCCTGATTGGGTTCCATATATGAGAGTAGCTGGTGCAATTGTTACTGATGAAGGAGGTATGACTTGTCATGCTGCTATTGTTAGCAGAGAACTTGGTATTCCATGTATTGTAGGCACTGGCAATGCTACTAAAGCTCTTATAACAAATAAAGAATATACTGTAGATGCAAAAAATGGCGTTGTTTATGAAGGGATTTTAGAAGAAGTTGTTGCTAAACCCACTGTGCCATCTGTTGCAAGTATTGAGGCTCCTTCTATTTTTGCTGAACCTGTACCGATTAGTGCTACTAAAGTTTATATGAACTTAGGAGTCCCTGAAAAAATCGAAGATTATAAAAATTTGCCATTTGATGGTATTGGTTTAATGAGAGTTGAATTTATAATGGCAAGTTATATTGGTGAACATCCAAATTATTTACTTGAAAGTGGTCAAGCTGAAAAATTTGTTAATAAAATGGCAGAGGGTATTGCTCAGGTTGCTAGAGCTATACAACCACGTCCTGTTGTTGTTAGATTTAGCGATTTTAAAACAAATGAATATAGACAATTAAAAGGCGGGGAAAAATACGAGCCTGCTGAAGATAATCCTATGCTTGGCTGGAGAGGGGTATCTCGTTATATTAGTCCACAATATGAAAAAGCGTTCAGACTTGAATGTAAAGCTATTAAAAAAGTTAGGGATGAATGGGGCTTGAAAAATGTTTGGGTTATGCTTCCTTTTGTTCGCTGCACTTGGGAAGTTGAAGAATGCTTACGTATTTTAAAAGAAGAAGGTTTGGAAAGAAGTAGAGATTTCAAAATTTGGTTAATGGCGGAAGTGCCATCGATAATATTCATGGCTGATGAATTCTCTAATCTTTGTGATGGTTTTTCTATTGGTAGCAATGATTTAACTCAACTCATTTTGGGTACTGATAGAGATTCTGCTATTTTACCAGCAATAGATTCTCGTTACTTTGATGAACGAGATCCAGCTGTTAAACGTGCTATTGCTCATTTAATCGAAACTGCTCATAAAAAAGGTGTTACTGTAAGCATTTGTGGGCAAGCTCCAAGTGTTTATCCAGAATTTACTGAATTCTTAATTCGTTGTGGAATCGATAGCGTAAGTGTTAACCCTGATGTTGTTATTCAAACTAGAAAACTTGTTGCTAGCATTGAACAAAAAATATTGCTTGAACGTCTTGCTGAGCTTAGAGATAAAGCAGGTATAAAATCTAAAGAAAAATTTGAATTTAGCTTTTAA
- a CDS encoding phosphate uptake regulator PhoU has product MRIWRRSIQKTGGGSYIITLPKSWIEKQGISKKTPLLIKLNEDETLTISIEKPEEYKKKNEIIIFDSLSPGRDIIGSYLLGFDTIILQSSTMFSRDNIIDIRKIVRSLAGAEITEESSNKIEVQILLNSEAVTPEKVLRREVALVNSMILDCVSALMNANKNLIHSIIERDEEVNRQYFILVRVIRSTISDPEALKKLNLTPLKIMDLRLVAKIFEDTGDKAVEIAKEVIKILEEKINGEKFNELKDISLKITELLNKSLEAFITENHEEVIKILYEQESLLKRIYEFNKKIVSMEESSILKESILKVISKFEGIINNIVDLAELSAPISRNFIRRS; this is encoded by the coding sequence ATGAGAATTTGGAGAAGAAGTATACAAAAAACTGGAGGAGGATCATATATTATTACGTTACCTAAAAGTTGGATTGAAAAACAAGGGATTTCAAAGAAAACCCCGTTATTAATTAAATTAAATGAGGATGAAACCCTTACGATAAGTATCGAAAAGCCTGAAGAATATAAGAAAAAAAATGAAATAATTATTTTTGATAGTTTATCTCCTGGAAGAGATATTATTGGTAGCTATTTATTAGGTTTTGATACTATAATACTTCAATCTTCAACAATGTTTAGTAGAGACAATATTATAGATATTAGAAAAATTGTAAGAAGTTTAGCGGGTGCGGAAATAACAGAAGAAAGTTCTAATAAAATTGAAGTGCAAATCTTACTTAATTCAGAAGCAGTCACTCCTGAAAAAGTATTAAGAAGAGAAGTTGCTCTTGTAAATAGCATGATATTAGATTGTGTATCAGCTCTTATGAATGCTAATAAAAATTTAATTCATTCAATTATCGAAAGAGATGAAGAAGTTAATAGACAATACTTTATACTAGTTAGAGTTATCAGATCAACTATTAGCGATCCTGAAGCATTAAAAAAATTAAATTTAACACCATTAAAGATAATGGACTTAAGATTAGTTGCAAAAATTTTTGAAGATACAGGAGATAAAGCAGTCGAGATTGCAAAGGAAGTAATAAAAATTTTAGAAGAAAAAATAAATGGAGAAAAATTTAATGAATTAAAAGATATAAGCTTAAAAATTACAGAGTTACTTAATAAGTCTTTAGAAGCTTTTATTACTGAAAACCATGAAGAAGTTATTAAAATATTATACGAGCAAGAGTCATTATTAAAAAGAATTTATGAATTTAATAAAAAAATTGTTTCTATGGAAGAAAGTAGCATCTTAAAAGAAAGTATTTTGAAAGTAATATCTAAATTCGAGGGAATTATTAATAACATAGTAGATTTAGCTGAATTATCAGCTCCAATAAGTAGGAATTTTATAAGAAGGTCATAA
- a CDS encoding 4Fe-4S binding protein has product MVIDEEKCKGCGICIALCPLKVLIKSDKLSSQGFNLPFPIDKDKCSGCKICEYYCPDFAIYIIGEKNE; this is encoded by the coding sequence ATCGTAATAGATGAAGAAAAATGTAAAGGTTGTGGCATATGCATAGCTTTATGTCCATTAAAAGTTTTAATTAAAAGTGATAAACTTTCTTCACAAGGTTTTAATTTACCTTTCCCAATAGATAAAGATAAATGTAGTGGTTGTAAAATATGTGAATATTATTGTCCAGATTTTGCAATATATATTATTGGTGAAAAGAATGAATAA
- a CDS encoding 2-oxoacid:acceptor oxidoreductase subunit alpha — MNNVNEIIKPGNYLMMGNEACALGAIIAGCRFFAFYPITPANEIAEYMSINLPKVGGIYIQMEDEISSIASVIGASWAGLKAMTATSGPGFTLMQENIGHAIMTETPCVIVDVQRCGPSTGTPALPMQGDVYQARHGSHGEYEIIVLAPSSVKDTFLLTIEAFNLSEKYRVPVIILSDALIGHMMENVEIPDLSSIKIVDRKKPLKLDDSQFFLSEDIAPMPTLGSGYMLHITGSTHNEKGIRNVYDPAYVNNLIYKIYAKIHKHIDDIVKIETRYLDDSKVLLLSYGSVARSALHAVKLARRIGLKVGYVRLITLWPFPEKIISNIINSVEKIIVLENNMGQIFNEVRRVSHKDIEVKFLPPDILGTIHDPLYIMNNLRKFIGE, encoded by the coding sequence ATGAATAATGTAAATGAAATTATTAAGCCAGGAAATTATTTAATGATGGGTAATGAAGCTTGTGCATTAGGAGCAATTATTGCTGGATGCAGATTCTTTGCATTTTATCCGATAACTCCTGCAAATGAAATAGCTGAATACATGTCTATCAATCTTCCAAAAGTAGGTGGTATTTATATACAAATGGAAGATGAAATAAGCTCTATTGCTTCAGTTATAGGTGCTTCATGGGCTGGATTAAAAGCTATGACAGCAACATCCGGTCCAGGTTTTACTTTAATGCAAGAAAATATAGGACATGCTATAATGACTGAAACTCCATGCGTAATAGTTGATGTTCAAAGATGTGGCCCAAGTACTGGAACTCCAGCATTACCCATGCAAGGTGATGTATATCAAGCTAGACATGGAAGTCATGGAGAATATGAAATAATTGTTTTAGCACCATCATCTGTTAAAGATACATTCTTACTTACAATAGAAGCTTTTAACTTATCAGAAAAATATCGAGTACCAGTTATAATATTATCAGATGCTTTAATTGGACATATGATGGAAAATGTAGAAATACCTGACTTATCTTCTATAAAAATTGTTGATAGAAAGAAACCTCTAAAACTTGATGATTCTCAATTCTTCCTTAGTGAAGATATTGCCCCTATGCCAACTTTAGGATCAGGTTATATGCTTCATATAACAGGTTCAACACATAATGAGAAGGGAATTAGAAATGTTTATGATCCAGCCTATGTTAATAATTTAATATATAAAATTTATGCAAAAATACATAAACATATAGATGATATCGTTAAGATTGAAACTAGATATTTAGATGATTCGAAAGTATTGCTTCTTTCATATGGTAGTGTAGCTAGATCTGCACTTCATGCAGTTAAATTGGCAAGAAGAATTGGGTTAAAAGTTGGATATGTTAGATTAATAACATTATGGCCTTTTCCTGAGAAAATAATATCTAATATAATTAATAGCGTAGAGAAAATTATTGTTTTAGAAAACAATATGGGTCAAATATTTAATGAAGTAAGAAGAGTTTCCCATAAAGATATAGAGGTAAAATTCTTACCTCCTGATATTTTAG